A genomic window from Sanguibacter antarcticus includes:
- a CDS encoding leucine-rich repeat domain-containing protein, which yields MHRAPVVVLLAALGASSLAGCSLLASKTSLTDLFPDPALAACVAESLDVDSPEDAVSEDELDSVLTLSCRVDRTVANDPAALPAQSIVDLAGIERLTSLAGVDLSGNAVRELGPLAGHAKLGRLTLTNTRVSSLASLRDLPVLTDLGLSGNEIQDLSPLEDLTTVRFLGLADNAIRDIGPLAALHGLVELDITGNQVSDLSPLGDLQALNRLVARRNVVADVGPLADLPVLVMLDVTDNTIPDASAFTGFPVLDELWIGGNPLTDVTQLRDLPALLGVDFTGSDPSETSGLEELEASGVYVGGFA from the coding sequence GTGCACAGAGCTCCTGTCGTCGTCCTGCTCGCCGCGCTCGGCGCCTCGTCTCTCGCCGGGTGCTCCCTGCTGGCGTCGAAGACGTCGCTCACAGATCTCTTCCCCGACCCGGCCCTCGCTGCCTGCGTCGCCGAGTCGCTCGATGTCGACTCTCCCGAGGACGCTGTGTCGGAGGACGAGCTCGACAGTGTCCTCACCCTGTCCTGCCGGGTCGACCGCACTGTCGCGAACGACCCGGCAGCGCTCCCGGCGCAGTCCATCGTCGATCTCGCCGGGATCGAGCGACTCACCTCGCTCGCCGGCGTGGACCTGTCCGGGAACGCGGTGAGGGAGCTCGGCCCGCTCGCTGGCCACGCGAAGCTGGGCAGGCTGACCCTGACGAACACCAGAGTGAGCTCCCTCGCCTCGCTGCGGGACCTCCCGGTGCTCACCGACCTCGGCCTCTCTGGCAACGAGATCCAGGACCTCTCCCCGCTGGAAGACCTCACGACGGTGCGCTTCCTCGGCCTCGCCGACAACGCGATCCGTGACATCGGACCTCTTGCGGCTCTCCACGGGCTCGTCGAGCTCGACATCACCGGCAACCAGGTCTCCGACCTCTCGCCGCTCGGCGACCTCCAGGCCCTCAACCGGCTGGTGGCCAGGCGCAACGTGGTGGCCGACGTCGGGCCGCTCGCGGACCTGCCCGTGCTCGTCATGCTCGACGTCACCGACAACACGATCCCCGACGCGTCCGCCTTCACAGGGTTTCCCGTGCTCGACGAGCTGTGGATCGGTGGCAACCCGCTGACCGACGTGACACAGCTCCGTGATCTGCCGGCTCTGCTCGGGGTCGACTTCACGGGGTCGGACCCGTCGGAGACGTCCGGGCTCGAGGAGCTCGAGGCCAGCGGCGTGTACGTCGGCGGTTTCGCCTGA